A section of the Lycium ferocissimum isolate CSIRO_LF1 unplaced genomic scaffold, AGI_CSIRO_Lferr_CH_V1 ctg13016, whole genome shotgun sequence genome encodes:
- the LOC132042056 gene encoding protein RKD1-like produces the protein MGAGMWCEMSGGFGLSTQLLGRTENQELLLCDNNQEKIMTNDRVEEIITEKGKQKMLSRDTISKYFYMPIIQAAKELNIGVTFLKIRCRDLGIRRWPHRKLMSLQTLIENVKELKRGEGNGMEQKWKDVINLLEEEKKRMEEFPMELEEKTKRLRQSCFKANHKRRRLMGMEASASASFDTYCNSSPFAYTIML, from the exons ATGGGTGCAGGGATGTGGTGTGAAATGAGCGGTGGATTTGGATTGAGTACCCAATTACTTGGGAGAACTGAGAACCAGGAATTGTTGTTATGTGACAACAATCAAGAAAAGATAATGACTAATGATCGTGTTGAGGAAATTATAACGGAAAAAGGGAAGCAAAAAATGTTGTCTCGAGATACAATTTCAAAGTACTTTTACATGCCAATAATTCAAGCAGCCAAGGAACTTAATATTGGGGTGACATTTTTGAAGATAAGATGTAGGGATTTGGGAATTCGAAGGTGGCCACATAGAAAGTTAATGAGTCTCCAAACACTAATCGAGAATGTTAAG GAATTGAAGAGGGGGGAAGGAAATGGTATGGAGCAAAAGTGGAAGGATGTGATAAATTTATTagaggaagagaaaaaaaggatgGAAGAATTTCCGATGGAACTtgaggagaaaacaaagagattAAGGCAATCTTGTTTCAAGGCTAACCACAAGAGGAGAAGGCTTATGGGTATGGAGGCATCTGCGAGTGCTTCTTTTGATACTTACTGCAATAGTAGTCCATTTGCCTATACAATAATGCTTTAA